A portion of the Paenibacillus sp. PvR098 genome contains these proteins:
- a CDS encoding TRAP transporter small permease encodes MTFVRKLSDGIFFIERILACVFLLFMVTSLILGVIFRYFLHSPLSWSDEFGMFALVWITFIGGSMSIKTNRAAAVGFVMEKLPVAARQIFFGIAFMISLLFCVFLLYLSMKWITNPSILLQKSPAVGLPMIIPYIAIPLGFLFMAVHSLDLFAGVFQKQQREGT; translated from the coding sequence ATGACGTTCGTTCGCAAACTTAGTGATGGAATCTTTTTCATAGAACGAATTTTGGCCTGTGTATTTTTATTGTTTATGGTAACCTCTCTCATTTTGGGGGTCATTTTTCGCTATTTTTTACATTCACCCCTCAGTTGGTCAGATGAATTCGGCATGTTTGCTTTAGTATGGATAACCTTTATTGGCGGAAGCATGAGCATTAAGACAAACAGGGCTGCAGCAGTAGGCTTTGTCATGGAAAAGCTGCCGGTAGCCGCCAGACAAATATTCTTTGGGATTGCTTTTATGATTTCATTGTTATTTTGTGTTTTTCTCCTGTATTTATCGATGAAATGGATTACGAATCCCTCTATACTATTGCAAAAATCGCCAGCCGTTGGCTTACCGATGATCATCCCTTACATTGCTATCCCCTTAGGGTTTTTATTTATGGCTGTGCACTCTCTGGATTTATTCGCAGGCGTATTCCAAAAACAGCAGAGAGAGGGAACGTAG
- a CDS encoding TRAP transporter substrate-binding protein — MKKKLTLALVSILSLSAILTACGGEPQDKGTSEGQGGKTYTFKLAHTTQPTHVWHKTAEKFNEELNARSNGRMQVSLYPASQLGPDKDLMQQLETGSLDFGIIAGGYVGTRSEAFNAWFMPLLFKNLDTAVDARNSEPAKKILAELSKQGLVGMDYVFAGDRHILMKNAAVTKAEDMVGKKIRVSASLVVQDFWKAVGAAPTPMPLSEVYTALQTGVIDGVDIDLDALMTEKYYELAKNLTLTNHMVYPGIVMMNKGIFEAIPQEDQKIITEAMKAAVEWGNKEQIALEHKHLEDLKTKGATVTELTNVDSFKKISEELYAKYSKNELIKEFIQANQK, encoded by the coding sequence ATGAAAAAGAAGTTAACTTTGGCATTGGTTTCGATTCTGAGCTTGTCAGCCATACTGACCGCTTGCGGAGGCGAACCGCAAGACAAGGGAACTAGCGAAGGACAGGGCGGTAAAACGTATACGTTCAAATTGGCTCATACTACGCAACCTACTCACGTGTGGCACAAAACAGCCGAAAAATTTAATGAAGAATTAAATGCACGTTCCAACGGCCGCATGCAAGTGAGTTTATACCCGGCGTCGCAACTTGGCCCCGATAAAGACTTGATGCAGCAGTTGGAAACCGGATCGCTGGATTTCGGAATTATAGCCGGCGGGTATGTAGGAACCCGCTCGGAAGCTTTTAACGCATGGTTTATGCCGCTCTTATTCAAGAATCTTGATACAGCTGTGGATGCACGTAATTCCGAACCGGCGAAGAAAATTTTAGCAGAATTGAGCAAGCAGGGACTTGTGGGAATGGATTACGTTTTTGCGGGTGATCGTCATATCCTGATGAAAAATGCAGCCGTAACCAAAGCGGAAGATATGGTAGGGAAAAAGATTCGGGTTTCAGCCAGTCTTGTCGTTCAAGACTTCTGGAAAGCTGTAGGAGCAGCCCCTACCCCTATGCCATTGTCTGAAGTCTACACCGCCTTGCAGACCGGCGTTATCGATGGTGTCGACATTGACCTCGATGCCTTAATGACTGAAAAATATTATGAGCTCGCGAAAAACCTCACGTTGACCAATCACATGGTGTACCCGGGCATCGTTATGATGAACAAGGGGATATTCGAAGCTATTCCGCAGGAAGATCAAAAAATAATAACCGAAGCGATGAAAGCGGCCGTTGAGTGGGGAAATAAAGAACAGATTGCCCTAGAACATAAACATTTGGAAGATTTGAAAACCAAAGGCGCGACGGTTACCGAGTTGACCAATGTGGATAGTTTTAAAAAGATTAGTGAAGAACTCTATGCTAAATATTCCAAAAATGAGTTAATTAAAGAATTTATTCAAGCAAACCAAAAATAA
- a CDS encoding TRAP transporter substrate-binding protein yields MKKKFSLVLAATLSLSLILAACGGNSQNEGSGAGKDAGQEGKTYTFKMAHITQPTHIWHKTSEKFNEEVSARSNGRIKVETFPAGQLGPEKDMIQQLETGTIDFAIITNALMSTRAEEFNAWFMPYLLSDIDSAVAARNSEPAKKLLAGLDKQGLVGMDYIMAGNRHVLMKNTSVTNPDDLKNKKIRIIGSPSIQDFWKAVGSAPTPMPLPEVYTALQTGVIDGVDIDLDALMTEKYYEIAKNFTITNHMPWPGVVMMNKAKFDGLSPEDQKIVSEAMKAAVEYGSKESIAMEKKNLEDLKSKGATVTELTNTESFAKIRDDIYTKYSSNAMIKEFIEANKK; encoded by the coding sequence ATGAAAAAGAAGTTTTCACTCGTATTGGCCGCGACTCTTAGTTTATCACTTATTCTTGCCGCTTGCGGAGGCAATTCTCAAAATGAGGGATCCGGCGCAGGAAAAGATGCAGGGCAGGAAGGCAAAACGTATACGTTCAAAATGGCGCATATTACGCAGCCTACTCATATTTGGCACAAAACCTCCGAGAAATTTAATGAAGAAGTTAGTGCGCGTTCCAATGGGCGGATAAAAGTGGAAACGTTCCCAGCCGGTCAGCTTGGACCGGAGAAAGACATGATCCAGCAGCTTGAAACCGGAACGATCGATTTCGCGATTATTACCAATGCATTAATGAGTACACGTGCCGAAGAGTTTAATGCTTGGTTCATGCCCTACCTCCTTAGCGATATCGACTCAGCCGTGGCTGCTCGCAATTCCGAACCGGCGAAAAAACTTTTAGCAGGATTAGATAAGCAAGGTCTTGTTGGAATGGACTATATTATGGCTGGTAACCGCCATGTCTTGATGAAAAACACCTCTGTTACGAATCCGGATGATTTAAAGAATAAAAAGATCCGTATCATCGGCAGCCCGTCCATCCAAGACTTTTGGAAAGCTGTAGGCAGTGCCCCTACTCCAATGCCTTTGCCTGAAGTGTATACTGCATTGCAAACCGGCGTTATCGATGGTGTTGACATTGACCTCGACGCTTTGATGACTGAAAAATATTATGAAATTGCTAAAAACTTCACGATTACCAACCATATGCCATGGCCGGGCGTCGTTATGATGAACAAGGCGAAATTCGATGGATTGTCTCCGGAAGACCAAAAAATCGTGTCCGAAGCAATGAAAGCTGCAGTTGAGTATGGCAGCAAAGAATCGATCGCTATGGAAAAGAAGAACCTGGAAGATTTGAAATCAAAAGGCGCGACGGTTACCGAGTTAACGAACACGGAAAGCTTTGCAAAAATTCGCGATGATATCTACACGAAGTATTCCAGCAACGCAATGATTAAAGAATTTATTGAAGCAAACAAAAAATAA
- a CDS encoding YciI family protein, whose protein sequence is MKKFLVFIERKPSFSGNSIPDHRNFIQSLREKSILVSAGGFNDQTGGAYILQTDSLENAIQIMNEDPMFIENECIYTLKEWNIQ, encoded by the coding sequence TTGAAAAAATTCCTCGTATTCATTGAACGTAAACCGAGCTTTTCTGGAAATTCCATACCGGACCACCGTAATTTTATACAAAGCTTGCGTGAAAAAAGCATCTTGGTTTCTGCCGGCGGGTTTAACGATCAAACTGGCGGTGCCTATATCCTTCAAACCGATTCTCTTGAAAACGCTATCCAAATTATGAATGAAGATCCCATGTTTATTGAGAACGAATGTATCTATACGTTAAAGGAATGGAACATTCAGTAA
- a CDS encoding fumarylacetoacetate hydrolase family protein, protein MKLVSFSYNGNTRIGCINEDQIIDLNFAYRSMLESQGVIRAEQIAEAYVPANMVEFFQGGEQSLQLAKQAIEYVNNSDEKFKYKVVLQVSDVKIEAPVLNPGKMICVGHNYREHILEMGRGLPPVPVVFAKFSNTIIGPQDDIPFFPISEQLDYEAEFAFVIGKRARNVSQEQALNYVSGYTIVNDVTYRDIQRRTLQWLQGKTVEGSAPMGPWLVTSDELDDPTGLEVVLTVNGEERQRSNTNNLVFTVAYLVEFLSNLMTLEPGDVILTGTPGGVGVARDPQVFLKDGDVVRIEIDRIGALENRVSKVEGGQ, encoded by the coding sequence ATGAAATTAGTTAGCTTTAGTTACAACGGGAATACTCGGATTGGTTGCATTAATGAGGATCAAATCATCGATTTAAATTTTGCATACCGGAGCATGCTTGAATCCCAAGGCGTCATCCGCGCTGAGCAAATTGCAGAAGCATATGTTCCTGCCAATATGGTTGAATTCTTTCAAGGCGGAGAACAAAGTCTCCAATTGGCCAAACAAGCGATCGAATACGTTAACAATAGTGACGAAAAATTTAAATACAAAGTAGTTCTGCAGGTTTCAGATGTAAAAATAGAAGCTCCGGTCCTCAACCCCGGGAAAATGATTTGTGTCGGCCATAATTATCGCGAGCATATCTTGGAGATGGGACGAGGGCTCCCTCCGGTTCCTGTCGTATTTGCTAAGTTCAGCAATACCATCATTGGACCTCAAGATGATATTCCTTTCTTCCCCATCTCCGAGCAGCTTGATTATGAAGCGGAGTTCGCTTTTGTCATTGGAAAGCGGGCCAGAAATGTGTCGCAGGAACAAGCGCTCAATTATGTATCCGGTTACACTATCGTCAATGATGTGACGTACCGTGACATCCAAAGAAGAACCCTTCAATGGCTGCAGGGAAAAACCGTGGAAGGCTCTGCTCCAATGGGCCCATGGTTAGTAACCAGTGATGAGCTTGATGATCCGACCGGCTTGGAGGTTGTGCTCACCGTCAATGGCGAAGAACGTCAACGTTCCAACACAAACAATCTGGTATTTACCGTTGCCTATTTGGTCGAGTTTTTATCCAATCTGATGACTCTCGAGCCGGGCGATGTAATTTTAACAGGTACACCAGGCGGTGTAGGCGTAGCCCGCGATCCTCAAGTATTTTTGAAAGACGGAGATGTTGTTCGAATTGAAATCGACCGCATCGGGGCGCTTGAGAATCGGGTATCTAAAGTTGAAGGAGGGCAATAA
- a CDS encoding DinB family protein — MSIQEAIHSIQETIDEIVRVSKVLPEEVIQWKPAEDKWSIIEVLCHVEEATPYWLNEVQALLKSPGIEWGRGLQHEGRLAAVAGASERSTSDVLQGIEKSKAQVQEILSTISEDDLKEESPSRNPRFGTKPLQFIVDHLLVEHLTTHLNQINRNIGQFKEA; from the coding sequence ATGAGTATCCAAGAGGCAATTCATTCCATCCAAGAAACGATAGATGAAATCGTTCGCGTTTCCAAAGTGTTACCCGAAGAAGTCATTCAATGGAAGCCAGCGGAAGATAAATGGTCCATTATCGAAGTATTGTGCCATGTGGAAGAAGCCACTCCTTATTGGTTAAATGAAGTTCAAGCGCTGCTAAAGTCTCCGGGAATCGAATGGGGGCGCGGACTGCAGCATGAAGGCCGATTAGCCGCCGTTGCTGGAGCCAGCGAGCGCTCTACCAGCGATGTACTGCAAGGCATCGAGAAATCCAAGGCGCAAGTGCAGGAGATTCTCAGCACCATTAGTGAGGATGATTTAAAAGAAGAGTCGCCAAGCCGCAATCCCCGTTTTGGAACTAAGCCACTGCAATTTATTGTGGATCATCTGTTGGTAGAGCATCTCACCACACATCTAAACCAAATCAATCGAAATATCGGGCAATTTAAGGAAGCTTAA
- a CDS encoding cupin domain-containing protein — MADKLEFFQSQTVKDFNKEIEKYHLGPLWNAIPDLMHKQPTPQAVPYLWKWETLYAKLMEASEIFTPDRGGERRAIYLQNPGLTSRQPWGWASTTQTLYAAVQLILPGETAPSHRHTQSALRFIMKGEGAYTIVQGERIFMDEGDFLTTPGGLWHGHSHPGNQPMIWMDCLDIPTIHAIGGSFFESYPEKIEQPKVPDNYTAQRYEGGMVRPISDRHPKVAPLGSYKWSQTLAALEGLSRFEPDPYDGYAVEFINPSNGKTANPNIASWMQKLPGGFHSKAHRHTSSTIYQVFKGKGYSVINGTRYDWSQGDFLVIPNWAWHEHFAAEDSYLFSASDLPIMEKFELQREENYEENQGNQEIIDEFKPLLP, encoded by the coding sequence ATGGCAGATAAATTGGAGTTTTTCCAAAGTCAAACCGTAAAAGACTTTAATAAGGAAATCGAGAAGTACCATTTAGGACCTCTTTGGAATGCCATTCCTGACTTGATGCATAAGCAGCCTACGCCGCAAGCGGTACCTTATCTGTGGAAATGGGAGACGCTATACGCCAAACTCATGGAAGCCAGTGAAATTTTCACCCCTGATCGCGGGGGTGAAAGAAGAGCCATCTATTTACAAAACCCTGGGTTAACCTCTCGCCAGCCATGGGGTTGGGCCTCCACTACCCAAACCCTTTATGCGGCGGTTCAGTTAATACTGCCTGGCGAAACGGCACCCTCACACCGTCACACGCAGAGTGCTCTCCGGTTCATTATGAAAGGTGAGGGAGCTTATACTATCGTTCAAGGCGAGCGTATCTTCATGGATGAAGGGGATTTTCTGACCACGCCGGGGGGGCTTTGGCATGGTCACTCTCACCCTGGGAATCAGCCGATGATTTGGATGGACTGTCTGGATATACCGACTATCCACGCTATCGGTGGGTCATTCTTTGAAAGCTACCCTGAAAAAATCGAGCAGCCGAAAGTGCCGGATAATTATACCGCTCAACGCTATGAAGGCGGCATGGTTCGTCCGATCTCCGATCGTCATCCTAAGGTCGCACCACTCGGTTCTTATAAATGGTCGCAGACCTTGGCTGCACTCGAAGGCTTAAGCCGGTTTGAACCGGATCCGTATGATGGATATGCAGTAGAATTTATCAATCCATCCAATGGAAAAACAGCTAACCCGAACATTGCCTCTTGGATGCAGAAACTTCCTGGAGGGTTCCATTCTAAAGCACACAGACATACCAGCTCAACCATCTATCAGGTATTCAAAGGCAAAGGTTATTCCGTCATCAACGGGACTCGTTATGATTGGTCTCAAGGAGATTTCCTTGTCATACCTAACTGGGCTTGGCATGAGCATTTCGCTGCGGAAGATTCTTATTTGTTCTCCGCAAGTGACTTGCCGATCATGGAGAAATTCGAGCTTCAGCGAGAAGAGAATTATGAAGAGAATCAAGGGAATCAAGAGATTATTGATGAATTTAAACCTCTTTTACCTTAA
- a CDS encoding FAD-dependent monooxygenase, which yields MTNEKDVPFLIVGGGIGGLATALGVAKTGRSVQVLESAPEFAEIGAGIQLAPNATAVLDQLGVLDAISEFAVFPKRLVLMDAVTGKELSALDLGESFRERYGHPYIVLHRSDLHKALLDACIADDRITLLNNKTVKTAENMGDKAQVTCTDGTSYLSDAVIGADGLWSSTRQLFSQDKAICSQYVAYRGAIPMSEITPSADLDDVIMWIGPNLHLVQYPVRRKELYNQVVVFKSFRYKEDSDDWGTPEELDEHFGKCCEPVRHAVTFIQRQRRWPMYDREPIDNWTSGRITLLGDAAHPMLQYLAQGGCQALEDAACLTKQLSLHGNDTEKAFLAYQEDRIPRTAKVQRSARLWGEFLHTEDSMATFLRNMMLAQRGPQNFETSDWLYGRRYN from the coding sequence ATGACAAACGAAAAAGACGTTCCTTTCCTTATAGTTGGTGGCGGTATCGGAGGTCTTGCTACAGCACTAGGCGTTGCCAAGACAGGTCGATCCGTCCAGGTATTAGAGTCAGCGCCGGAATTTGCCGAGATTGGCGCGGGAATTCAGCTAGCGCCCAACGCAACAGCCGTATTGGATCAATTAGGCGTGCTTGATGCCATCTCCGAATTTGCAGTCTTTCCAAAACGCCTAGTGCTGATGGATGCTGTAACCGGTAAAGAACTCAGCGCGTTAGACTTGGGCGAATCCTTCCGTGAGCGTTATGGTCATCCGTACATCGTACTTCACCGTTCAGACTTACACAAGGCTTTGCTTGATGCTTGTATAGCTGATGACCGGATTACGCTTCTGAACAACAAAACCGTAAAGACTGCCGAGAATATGGGCGATAAAGCCCAAGTTACCTGCACTGACGGTACATCTTATCTTTCTGATGCGGTGATTGGAGCCGACGGACTATGGTCCAGTACACGCCAATTGTTCAGCCAAGATAAGGCAATCTGTTCACAATACGTTGCTTACCGTGGTGCGATCCCTATGTCTGAGATTACTCCAAGTGCGGACCTGGACGATGTCATCATGTGGATCGGTCCTAACCTCCACCTAGTGCAGTACCCTGTGCGCCGCAAGGAGCTTTATAACCAGGTGGTTGTGTTCAAGAGCTTCCGCTACAAGGAAGATTCCGATGATTGGGGCACTCCAGAGGAGTTGGATGAGCATTTCGGAAAATGCTGTGAGCCCGTGCGTCATGCGGTGACTTTCATCCAGCGTCAGCGTCGTTGGCCGATGTACGATAGGGAGCCGATCGACAACTGGACGTCCGGCCGAATCACCCTTCTTGGGGACGCTGCTCACCCTATGCTACAGTATCTCGCTCAAGGTGGCTGTCAAGCATTAGAGGACGCGGCTTGCCTAACAAAACAGCTTAGCTTGCATGGTAACGACACGGAGAAAGCTTTCTTAGCTTATCAAGAGGATCGTATTCCACGTACGGCAAAAGTACAGCGCAGCGCACGCCTGTGGGGTGAATTCCTCCATACTGAGGATTCGATGGCAACATTTTTACGGAACATGATGTTAGCACAGCGCGGTCCCCAGAATTTTGAGACTAGCGATTGGCTGTACGGTCGTAGATACAATTAA
- a CDS encoding MFS transporter, with the protein MEHTEKKRLLLITAVALGIMLNPLNTTMISVALSRLQEDFHISFMDISWLISTYYLASAIAQPVMGRFSDLYGRKRFFLVGLLMVTVSSMLAPLSPSFHWLLAFRVIQAVGTSALFPSGMGIIRSSITENQARALGILTIFSSTSAALGPSIGGLLIHYGDWPAIFLFNLPVILLSFVLAVKIIPADVKQNVKHIKIDIWGIILFSLLIFIWLLFLISVSQEIKWWGLCAGIALAVIFYVYESRQEKPFIDVHFMKQNVNVTLIYAQFILVNIITYSIVFGIPLYLQNDKVYDTQKTGLIMLSMSVFGILITPLTARWLERSGTRYPLIVGTGIVMVGILLLLTIQEKSGPLWIFIVLSILGVSIGMMNISLQTALYSFVFIHETGVASGLFMTSRYLGSIISSILLGIVFGVEITIRQLHWMGFICVVISVFMLFFALRLPQTNQGFKEGV; encoded by the coding sequence GTGGAACATACTGAAAAAAAACGATTGCTATTAATAACAGCTGTTGCACTAGGGATCATGTTAAATCCCTTGAACACGACGATGATCTCGGTAGCTTTATCGCGTCTTCAAGAGGATTTTCATATTTCCTTCATGGATATTTCTTGGCTGATTTCGACTTATTATTTGGCAAGTGCGATTGCACAACCGGTGATGGGGCGGTTTAGTGACTTATACGGAAGAAAACGATTTTTTTTGGTAGGCTTGCTAATGGTCACCGTTTCCTCCATGCTGGCCCCTTTATCACCGAGTTTTCATTGGCTGTTAGCATTCCGTGTCATTCAAGCTGTTGGAACTTCGGCTCTATTTCCTTCGGGTATGGGAATTATACGAAGCAGCATTACTGAAAATCAGGCACGAGCCCTCGGGATCCTAACCATATTTTCATCTACTTCTGCTGCATTGGGGCCTTCGATAGGAGGTTTATTAATCCATTATGGGGATTGGCCAGCTATTTTTTTGTTTAATCTTCCTGTGATTCTATTGTCGTTTGTTTTAGCGGTAAAGATCATTCCTGCAGATGTAAAGCAAAACGTGAAGCATATTAAAATCGATATTTGGGGAATAATACTGTTTTCTTTACTCATCTTTATATGGCTTCTTTTTTTAATTTCCGTGAGTCAGGAAATCAAATGGTGGGGATTATGTGCAGGCATTGCATTAGCTGTTATCTTTTATGTATATGAATCACGTCAGGAGAAGCCTTTTATCGATGTTCATTTTATGAAACAGAATGTCAACGTTACATTGATCTATGCTCAATTTATTTTGGTAAATATTATCACGTATTCGATTGTCTTTGGAATCCCTCTTTATCTACAGAACGATAAGGTTTACGATACACAAAAAACGGGATTAATCATGTTATCCATGTCCGTTTTCGGAATATTGATTACTCCATTGACCGCAAGATGGTTAGAGAGGAGCGGAACAAGATATCCCCTAATTGTCGGAACAGGGATTGTAATGGTAGGGATTCTTCTTTTATTAACGATCCAAGAAAAATCCGGGCCTTTATGGATATTTATTGTGCTTTCGATTCTGGGTGTTAGTATTGGAATGATGAATATAAGCCTGCAAACCGCCTTGTATTCATTTGTATTCATCCATGAAACAGGCGTTGCTTCCGGTCTTTTTATGACTTCACGGTATTTAGGGTCTATTATCTCATCCATCTTGCTGGGGATCGTGTTTGGTGTTGAAATTACTATAAGGCAGTTGCATTGGATGGGATTCATTTGCGTTGTAATTAGCGTATTCATGTTGTTTTTCGCATTGCGGTTACCTCAAACAAACCAGGGCTTCAAGGAAGGTGTATGA
- a CDS encoding class II aldolase/adducin family protein, translating into MNMVEDRELKIQVAMAVRLLENIKLLDMNGHVSCRIPGTDRFLINSRKASRASVSVADIVMCDLDGNLLDGGTEPPSEYHIHTEIFKKRSDVFSVVHNHPHYQTVLGIADVEMKPVFGIGSFVDHVPVYEKSSLVNTAEMGAELAEMLGSGITVQLRHHGTVVVGESVKSAFARSVFIEENAKKQYDAMLVGKGVRVLEGANLERTRESNWQPSIIQKIWTYHEEKASKEGALIGLTDEARNK; encoded by the coding sequence ATGAATATGGTCGAAGATAGAGAACTAAAAATTCAGGTTGCTATGGCGGTTCGTTTGTTAGAAAATATCAAGCTGCTCGATATGAACGGACATGTAAGTTGTAGAATCCCCGGTACCGATCGGTTTTTAATTAACTCGCGTAAAGCCAGCCGGGCATCCGTCTCTGTGGCTGATATCGTGATGTGCGATCTGGACGGCAATCTGCTTGATGGAGGCACGGAGCCCCCAAGTGAATATCACATTCATACGGAAATTTTCAAAAAACGCAGTGATGTATTCAGCGTCGTCCATAATCATCCGCATTACCAAACCGTGCTTGGCATTGCTGATGTTGAGATGAAACCGGTATTTGGGATTGGTTCATTTGTCGATCATGTGCCGGTATATGAAAAATCGAGTTTAGTGAATACAGCGGAAATGGGTGCTGAGTTAGCCGAAATGCTTGGAAGCGGTATCACGGTACAGCTGCGCCATCATGGCACGGTTGTGGTTGGCGAGAGTGTGAAAAGCGCCTTTGCAAGGTCGGTATTCATAGAAGAAAATGCAAAAAAACAGTATGATGCGATGCTGGTGGGGAAAGGGGTTCGAGTTCTGGAAGGGGCAAACTTGGAGCGTACGAGAGAATCAAACTGGCAGCCGAGCATTATCCAGAAAATATGGACCTACCACGAGGAGAAAGCTTCAAAAGAGGGCGCTTTAATCGGACTTACTGATGAAGCAAGGAACAAGTGA
- a CDS encoding LysR family transcriptional regulator translates to MDSEKLEAFLCIARENSFSKASQILFVNQPTLTARIQSLEKELGVELFERLGKGKGIKLSHYGNLYLPLAQQILELVNDSKDLMEKEKRAMYTHLRIGASPRIGSYILPGILSEFHFEFPNIEMTMLSGSALEVAQMVADGDIDVGFINQLVHFDQLQNIQLMRDDIMLFFSHKRLEHFLDPQPIEQIANEMIILFDNKRNTNKQSSYWQLIDHYFTDQNMNFHNVINIDQLEAIKTLVKQNAGVSFLPKSMILQELKRNELGAVMVVPPMPKLGIHMIYHKQRHRSIIDSLQKVAQRCLI, encoded by the coding sequence ATGGATTCCGAAAAACTGGAAGCTTTCTTATGTATTGCTCGAGAAAACAGTTTTTCCAAAGCTTCGCAGATATTATTTGTCAATCAACCCACGCTTACTGCACGCATTCAATCTTTAGAAAAAGAGCTCGGGGTCGAATTGTTTGAACGCCTCGGCAAAGGAAAAGGGATTAAATTATCGCACTATGGAAACTTATATCTCCCATTAGCCCAACAAATCTTAGAACTCGTGAACGATTCCAAAGATTTAATGGAAAAAGAAAAGCGCGCCATGTATACCCATCTTCGGATTGGCGCTTCTCCCCGCATAGGAAGTTACATTTTGCCAGGAATACTTAGTGAATTTCACTTTGAATTTCCAAATATCGAAATGACCATGTTAAGCGGTTCCGCTTTGGAAGTTGCACAAATGGTTGCGGATGGAGACATCGACGTTGGTTTTATCAACCAACTTGTACATTTTGACCAGCTTCAGAACATTCAACTGATGCGGGATGACATCATGCTGTTCTTTAGCCATAAACGTCTGGAGCATTTTTTGGATCCCCAGCCGATTGAACAAATTGCCAATGAAATGATCATATTATTCGATAATAAACGAAATACCAATAAACAAAGTTCATACTGGCAACTGATTGACCACTATTTTACGGATCAAAATATGAACTTTCACAATGTGATTAACATTGACCAACTGGAAGCCATCAAAACTTTAGTGAAACAAAATGCCGGTGTTTCTTTTCTACCAAAAAGCATGATTTTACAGGAACTCAAAAGAAACGAGCTTGGTGCTGTTATGGTTGTACCCCCAATGCCTAAATTAGGCATACATATGATTTACCATAAACAACGGCACCGCTCGATTATTGATTCCCTGCAAAAAGTCGCCCAAAGATGTCTAATCTAA
- a CDS encoding non-oxidative hydroxyarylic acid decarboxylases subunit B has product MRIIVGISGATGAIYGIRILEALREQGVETHLVMSKWAETTITLETNYSVSEVSKLASVVHSPMNQAASISSGSFRVDGMIIAPCSMKTLAAIRIGYADGLLARAADVILKERKKLVMLTRETPLNDIHLENMLALSRMGAVILPPVPAFYNKPSSIDDMVNHIVARTLDQFDISNTLTKRWKDHKIVHEGV; this is encoded by the coding sequence ATGAGAATCATAGTAGGAATTTCTGGGGCTACCGGAGCCATTTATGGAATCCGAATTCTTGAAGCGCTTCGTGAACAGGGAGTGGAAACGCATCTCGTCATGTCCAAATGGGCAGAAACAACCATTACTTTGGAAACCAACTATTCCGTTTCCGAAGTATCGAAGCTGGCTTCAGTCGTTCACTCTCCGATGAATCAGGCTGCATCTATTTCCAGCGGCTCCTTCCGGGTGGACGGGATGATCATTGCCCCCTGCAGCATGAAAACGCTGGCTGCGATTCGTATCGGTTATGCGGATGGACTGCTTGCACGCGCAGCGGATGTAATTCTGAAAGAGCGGAAAAAGCTGGTTATGCTAACCAGAGAAACGCCGCTCAACGATATCCATCTAGAGAATATGCTCGCTCTATCAAGAATGGGTGCAGTCATTCTCCCGCCGGTTCCTGCGTTCTACAATAAACCTTCCAGTATCGATGATATGGTCAATCACATCGTAGCAAGAACATTGGATCAATTTGATATATCCAATACATTGACCAAACGTTGGAAAGATCATAAGATCGTCCATGAGGGGGTATGA